A region of the Candidatus Schekmanbacteria bacterium genome:
AAGCTAAAGTTGCTCTTGATGAAATAAGGAAGAAAATCCAAAAAGATTCAGAGCCCTAAAACTTCTTTTTCTGCATTACTTTAATAATGGCATCTTCAGCTTTTCCCATTGCAAGAGAGAGGGAGCGGAGGTTTGATATTGTTTCTTCAATGGTTTTCCCTGCAATTCCGTCTGTAAAGGGCACTTCAATATTTTCCAGCGCAAGACAAGCACATTCATATGCAATTCCTGCCGCTTCCGCCACTTTCAGAGCACAGCTCATTTTTGCTCCATCACATATAACGCCTGAAAGCGTTGAAATCATATTTTTCATCGCCTTTTCAACCTGTGTGTCGTTTCCACCGAGGATTCTTGTAATTCCTGCAGCTGCGCCGATTCCACCTTTTGCAGATGAACCGCATAGAGGAGATAGTATTCCGATGAATTCTGTAAGATAAGCAGTTATGAGGTGTCCAAGAGCAAGTGATTCAGCGAGCAATTTTTTATTGATTGTTCCTTGAGCTTCAGCGGCGGCAAAGATTGATAAAGTTACAAGTGCACCCATATTGCCTGACCCAGAACTGCTTGCTAATGTTATATTTTCTCCTGCCATCCTTGCATCAGATGCCGAAGCAACGAGACTCCTAATCCTTTTTATGCGTTCGGCTTTTGACCTGTTTTTCCCTTTTGTTTTTCCTATGATGGATTTTCCGATTCCTAATCCCACATTTTTGACCATTCCCAATTTTGATGCCTCAAGATTCAGATTCAAAGTTTCAAGCATAAATTCTCTGTCTTTGGCTGAAATATTTCGCGCCATTTTACATATCTCTGAAACTTTGAAGGATGAAAGAGGTCTCCCCTCAATAGTGAGATTTTCGCTGAATATTTCTTTTTTACCCTTGTCCTTTCCAGCACCTGCATATTTTTCATAGAGGACCTTTTTCCCTCTTTTGATGAAAATTACATTCTCGTGTGAAAATCTTATAAGTGTCTTTGTAATGACATTTTTGTTATCGATAGCAATATTTGCTGAAACTTCGATGTAAAGTTCATCTATTCTGTGTTTGGGAAGAGAAATTTTGATTTTCTTTTCTGATACGAGCTTTTTGGCAAGCCCCAATTTTTTTGCGTCAACTTCTTTAAAAATGGTTAGCCCATTTTCAGGATTACAGAATATCCCAAGCGCAGAAGCGAGGGGGAGACCATATTCTCCCCCTGTGTTTGGAATTCCAACAGAAAGGGCATTTTTATATATCCTTCTGTCGACGGTTACTGATATATCGTTGATACTTTTATAAAGATTGTCAGGGGAATCTAAAAGATTGCCCTTTGACATTTGGGGCACATTCTTTGTATGAAGCCATTTTGGAATTTCCCAGTTTACAGCCCTTACAGAAAGTGCAACTGCAAGACCAACTGCCGCCGGCTCCGTACACCCTGTGGCAGGCACTACTATTTTTCTCAAAAGCATTGAAACATTCATCAAAGGGACCTGCCAATCTTTATAGTTGTGTATTTATTTTTTAGAAAAAGTGACACCGATTTCTCTTGAATGAAAATTTAAGTAAAAAAAATCTCTAATCGATATCAGCTCCTTTTTCTTTTCCGCAACAATTCCCTTTAATATGGGAATGATTCCCGTGGCATTTATGTGAACTTACGACTTTAATGTCGGATTTACAACAGGCAGGGCATCCTTTCGGTTTACCCTCCGTGGAGATTTCTTCCCACTTGCATCCGCAATTTGAGCATTCAAATCCTCTTTCAGACATTATATAATTTCCTCCTTCTATTCTCAATGCTTTGCCCTTGACAAGAGCATCAGCGATTTTTCTGTGTGCATTTGCAATAATTCTTCCGAATGTTTGCCTTGATATATCCATTAATTTCGACGCTTCTTCTTGCGTCATTCCATCAAGGTCGGCATGATTTATTGCTTCAAACTCATCGAGTGTTAATACAACTTCGTCCAAATCAGTTGAAGAAATCCCGGTAGGCGTAAAAAGATTCGCCTCCGGGTATCTACAGATTACTCTATATTTTAAAGGTCTTGGCATAATAAATATCCACTATTGTTTTGAGCATAAGCTCATAACATATTTTAATATTGATATGCAACCTTTTTTAATCAATAACTAAAAAATAAATCTTTTTTTAAGAATGATTAATTTATTTGACAAACTGTGAATATAATTATAGATGTTTATAAGCTGAGCCAAGTTTATCGGCGAATGTAAAGTTGTTGGAAAGTTGGAATCTTTTTTCTGTTTCTGTTTTTCCTCGATTTTGCAGGAGATGGTAGGTTGGTAGAGGCGGCTATATTGCCTTTAAAAACTAAAGAAAGGAGGGAAAACAGATGATTCACGGAACAGTAAAATGGTTCAATGACAGCAAGGGATATGGCTTCATTTCGCGGGAAGATGGAAATGATGTCTTCGTCCATTTCAAATCCATAATTGCTGACGGCTTCAAATCATTGAATGAAGGCGACAGAGTTGAATTTGAAAT
Encoded here:
- a CDS encoding serine dehydratase subunit alpha family protein, with protein sequence MNVSMLLRKIVVPATGCTEPAAVGLAVALSVRAVNWEIPKWLHTKNVPQMSKGNLLDSPDNLYKSINDISVTVDRRIYKNALSVGIPNTGGEYGLPLASALGIFCNPENGLTIFKEVDAKKLGLAKKLVSEKKIKISLPKHRIDELYIEVSANIAIDNKNVITKTLIRFSHENVIFIKRGKKVLYEKYAGAGKDKGKKEIFSENLTIEGRPLSSFKVSEICKMARNISAKDREFMLETLNLNLEASKLGMVKNVGLGIGKSIIGKTKGKNRSKAERIKRIRSLVASASDARMAGENITLASSSGSGNMGALVTLSIFAAAEAQGTINKKLLAESLALGHLITAYLTEFIGILSPLCGSSAKGGIGAAAGITRILGGNDTQVEKAMKNMISTLSGVICDGAKMSCALKVAEAAGIAYECACLALENIEVPFTDGIAGKTIEETISNLRSLSLAMGKAEDAIIKVMQKKKF
- a CDS encoding DUF134 domain-containing protein; this translates as MPRPLKYRVICRYPEANLFTPTGISSTDLDEVVLTLDEFEAINHADLDGMTQEEASKLMDISRQTFGRIIANAHRKIADALVKGKALRIEGGNYIMSERGFECSNCGCKWEEISTEGKPKGCPACCKSDIKVVSSHKCHGNHSHIKGNCCGKEKGADID
- a CDS encoding cold-shock protein; the protein is MIHGTVKWFNDSKGYGFISREDGNDVFVHFKSIIADGFKSLNEGDRVEFEIQDGPKGPSAVNVRKM